A genomic stretch from Ursus arctos isolate Adak ecotype North America unplaced genomic scaffold, UrsArc2.0 scaffold_21, whole genome shotgun sequence includes:
- the LGALS2 gene encoding galectin-2, whose translation MSGKFEMTNMDMKLGTTLKIKGKIASDADGFAINLGQGSEKLNLHFNPRIRDSVIICNSRDGGWGQEQRDNHMCFSPGSEVKISVTFGKDGFEVKLPDGHQLTFPNRLGHSHISYLNVQGGLKVSSFKIAGE comes from the exons ATGTCG GGAAAATTTGAGATGACCAACATGGACATGAAGTTGGGGACAACGCTGAAGATCAAGGGCAAGATTGCCAGTGATGCTGATGg ATTTGCGATTAATCTGGGCCAGGGGTCAGAGAAGCTAAACCTGCATTTCAACCCACGCATCCGGGACTCCGTCATCATCTGCAACTCCCGGGATGGCGGCTGGGGGCAGGAGCAACGGGACAATCACATGTGCTTCAGCCCCGGGTCAGAGGTCAAG atCTCCGTGACCTTTGGGAAGGACGGATTCGAAGTGAAGCTGCCGGACGGGCACCAGCTGACCTTTCCCAACAGGCTGGGCCACAGCCACATCAGCTACCTGAACGTGCAGGGCGGGCTGAAGGTCTCTTCCTTCAAGATCGCCGGGGAGTGA